A segment of the Thermanaerothrix sp. genome:
TAAGAAGGGCATCGGGGTTTTTACGCCTGAGTCGCCTTATCTCCTGCCTGGCCTTCCTCTCCGCCTCAGCTGTCACCGCACAGCTTACCAAGACCAGAACCCCGGCGTCCTCGGCTCTTTCGGCCCCGTGGGCCCCAAGGGAGAGAAGCTCCGAAGCGATGGCATCCCCCTCGTACTGATTTACCCTGCATCCATGGGACACCAGGAAAAAACCTATCCCCCCAAGGCCGCTCACAGGGAAGCCACCTCCGGGTAAAGAAGCCTTACCGCACCAAGGGCGGCGGCAACCGCGGTGGAGGCCCTGAGCACCCTGGGCCCCAGCGAAACCGGTTTAAAACCGGCCTCTCTAAGGAAGCCGGCCTCCCTGCCGCTCCAGTCCCCCTCAGGCCCCACCGCAACTACCACATCCCAAGGCCCCAAAGCGGACGCCAGCGGCACGGAATCGCAGGACAAGAAGGCCCCCAAACGAACCTCCGGCATCTGCGAAAGGTCGATCTCCTCCAGGGGCTTCAAATCCATGAGCTCAGGGGCCTTAAGAGCCCCACACTGCCTGGTGGACTCCAAGAGGATCCTCTCATAACGGGCCCTCTTGCGCCCCCAATCGTCGGGCCTTGGAACGGAACGCTCGCAAAGCACCGGCCAGATCCTGGCCACCCCAAGCTCACAGGCCACCCGAAGCACCTGATCCCACTGATCCGCCTTAAGGAACCCTATAAGAAGATCCACCCTGCGGCGATAATCCACCCCAGGGCAGCGGGACACCTCAAGGGCCTCAACGCCTACAGGGGTGACTTGAAGCCGCAAAAGTACCGCACCTTCCTCGGACAACCCCTCCACAAGGGCTCCGGTGTAACACCGAAGGACCTTAGTGAGGTGCCTTGCCTGGGCCTGATCCAACAGATACCGGCCCACTCCGATCTTTGCGCAGCACTCAAGCCTTAAGCGATGCAAGGACACCCCACCAGTCCCCCTGGGTCATCTCCGCCAAAGCCTTCATCCCATTCTCCGCCATGGCCCCAAGGAACTCGTCCCTTTCAGCGGCCAGAAGCCCGGAGAATACGCAAAGCCCCCGATCGGTGAGAACCCCCTTAACATGGGGAAGCATGGCCAGAAGGGGATCCTTGAGTATGTTTGCGGTAAGAAGATCCACCTTCTGGGAGAACCCCTTCAAGAGGTCTCCCTCCTCAAAGGCCACCCTTCCCTCCAGATGGTTCAAGGCCAGGTTCTCCTCGAGTTCGGAGGCCACGGTGCCGTCAAGGTCCCGGGCAAAAACACTAGAAGCCCCAAGCTTCAACGCCCCTATGGCAAGG
Coding sequences within it:
- a CDS encoding 16S rRNA (uracil(1498)-N(3))-methyltransferase, yielding MSLHRLRLECCAKIGVGRYLLDQAQARHLTKVLRCYTGALVEGLSEEGAVLLRLQVTPVGVEALEVSRCPGVDYRRRVDLLIGFLKADQWDQVLRVACELGVARIWPVLCERSVPRPDDWGRKRARYERILLESTRQCGALKAPELMDLKPLEEIDLSQMPEVRLGAFLSCDSVPLASALGPWDVVVAVGPEGDWSGREAGFLREAGFKPVSLGPRVLRASTAVAAALGAVRLLYPEVASL